DNA from Doryrhamphus excisus isolate RoL2022-K1 chromosome 19, RoL_Dexc_1.0, whole genome shotgun sequence:
GACACCCCGACTCATGGCCgatggtcccactcagcttgtacctaGACACGCCCGTATAAGGaagtctgactcactgtgacATCGCAGGGAGATGGAGTTAGACAAaaggagcgttttgagccatcccaaagttcttccggagctcacttccaaatgtgcaaacctgcTGATgtgaaacgttggcatggtttaacaccagaatacaacattccaactacatttataggtcagagaaGTAGAAAAAGCATCATAGATGCCCTTTAACGTACGGTTTTTTTACACAGGTAGTGATTCACTTTGTGATGGACATGCTGCGAGATCTTCCAGGACTGCCTGGACTCTTTGTGGCTTGTTTATTCAGTGCCGCTCTCAGGTTGGTCAGCACTACAACAACTTTAGGACAGGCTGATATGTCCACGCATTGTCTCAAGAAATGTATGATAATTCATAAGAAATATGTGGCAATGCAGGTAAAAAGTACAGCATACCATACAtgtacctatacattttatacccACAACACTTtcttttaatttaacaaaaaataatagataaaataaataataataaaaacctaaaaatgtaaaaatctggagtttttaccatttttccataataaagtccaaaaagtTATCATTTCACATGAAtgcaatatgaggaaaaataacatcattttagttgcataagaTTAAAATATGGTAATAGACTTTTAATGGagtttggaaaatgaggttgtaGTTAAGTCGGttaaaagaggaaaaaggaaaaatgtaaatttacgctgaaaaagtagaaaaataacAGCAGTAATTTAACAAAAGTACAAAACTTGCAGTAATAATAAAAGATTATTCTTGTCCAGTTTTGGAAAAAGCGCCTTGAAGGAATTCTAACTCGTTCTCCCCCCAGCACCATCTCGTCTGCCTTCAACTCCTTGGCCACGGTGACCATGGAGGACCTGGTCAAGCCGCACTGCCCCGCCATGTCGGACACCAGAGCCACGCTGCTGTCCAAGGCTTTAGGTCAGCCGGCAGCATGGAGCTAAGTCAAGTAATGAAGCCTCCTAACGAGCGCTCATCTCCGTGCAGCTATGTTCTACGGGCTGCTGTGTTTGGCCATGGCCTGTCTTACTCACCTGATGGGCGACTCGGTTCTGCAGGTAAGCTGGCGTCACCATCCTGTCAGCTCTTTTCCATCACACCGGTTGCCATCTTGCTTCTGCAGGTGGCGTTGAAGATCTTTGGAATGGTTGGTGGCCCAAATCTGGGTCTCTTCTGTCTGGGGATGTTCTTCCCTTGGGCCAACCCCACTGTGAGTTCAAACTAAAGAGCCAAACGGACGGAGGGGTATCCAAACTGTTTCCAgagggccaaaaaaaaatgctcgtCAGCTTTATGACATGGCTGGAAAAGCCTATTGTTACTACGTTATGCTATGTCGCTATCTGTCATTAAGGTCCGCTAGGGAACACGTTTACTGTGATAAACATGAGCAAACATGAGCAACATGAGTTTTATTCACGGCTCagatggcttatttactctttttaTCTTGACTATATTGAGCAATACGAGTCTAAAGccctttaaccttcctcttgtgttagctttcttttgacccatgtattaaatcagctataaaatacactaaaaacaataagttaccatcaaatttgcttctcatgtcttggttaccttcttaggcttcctcatccatgaaaatgttgcttttaatacttttggcctttttttgtcactatacccctccatttctatttacaaaaatgctaaaatgaacctcaaaagaatcatattcataaattgaaggttcttttgttacctggctattactaagggatatagaacataacattaatcactaaagaaacatctatggtgttggggtcaatgttgacccatatatatattcatgtcaagaaaaggtagaaaaacttgttttcagcaacaaaatgagaatcccctgaagcttccatgatgagaagaggagctggttgtcattgtgttggctaattggacacttatgatttcagttgtggctcaaaatattgcttcatAATcctattattataaccgggttatcctaacaatacagtggtcctAATTTCAACCaggccattttaaaatgtagtaaaaaaaaatatttttttggttttatttagttgaaatagagtttcctgtcAAAGtgaaaaagccttgatgcagtaaacaaatgttatgggattctttttatgcattccaatgtaaaacacaagaggagggttaaagcCACCATTACCGCactttgatgagacaatagccaaaGCAGGAAGTATGCCATGAAAATGATGTTATTGTTCCTCATTCTTTTGTAAATGAACTTTTTCctccaaatatttggactttatactTAAAGAATGACTGATTTTCCATTTAAAAGGCCTTGGGCCATACTTTAGTATATTCATGTCTGTACATTCACGTCTCACCTTTCGCTCATGCATGATGGGTAGTTGTGCAACGATTACGTCCTTGATTCTGCAGCTTTATTCAGATCTTCACCGGAATGTTATGATTTTGTCCTTGACCCCTGCACCCCCTCCTCCACCGCATCTGGTGGTAATCCATGTGATGGCCGATGCGTAATCCTGCCAACAAGATACAAACGGCTATAAAAACATGGCTATTTACAATACATGTCATGTCAAACGTATCATATACGCTGGTCACCAGGGTGCCATCGCAGGGCTGGGGGCAGGTCTGACCGTGGCCTTCTGGATCGGCATCGGGAGCACGGTCACCCGGCCGCTTCCACCCGACTGCGGGGCCCCCAACGCCACCTCCTGCATCGGGAACGTCACACTGAGGTAATCAGGCCACTTACGTACATGGTGGACATTTATTTCCAAGTACTAACGACTCCCGTTGCGTCTTTAGTCGGGCGTGGTCTGGACTGGGGGGGTTTTATTCGCTGTCCTACATGTGGTACAGTGGCTTCAACTGCTGGGTGGTCATCCTGACTGGTCTGGTCGTCAGCTACTTCACAGGTACgctcactggacacttcattaggtacggtTACACAGCCTCGCCTCTTAAGGGGGGGTCCCAACATTTCACAGCAAATGAAaggatattttgtaaatatgcatataACAAAAGTGCATCTCAGGTGAAAAAGCCCATCATTATATCAACTTAGCtctttatatttttcaaatttcttcttaaataatctttttaaATTCTCAGAATTTGATGGGATTTTTTGTCAAcagaatattactttttttcctcttcatatcttcattttattcattctgttttctaccgcttatcctcacgagggtcacaggggtgctggagcctatcccagctgtcttggggcgagaggcggggtacaccctggactggtggccagccaatcccagggcacatatagacaaacaaccattcacactcacattcatacctatggacaatttggagtggctaattaacctagcatgtttttggaatgtgggaggaaaccggagtacccggagaaaacccacgcatgcacggggagaacatgcaaactccacacagagatgcccgagggtggaattgaactcgggtctcccagctgtgaggcctgagcgctaaccactagttgCCCGTGCAGCCCCGACACAAACCTTGAATTTGCACGGCTGGTTTTCAGTGTTTCATTCTTAgctttgtccaccagatggcactgCTTcccccattcaaagcatgcagcacaACTTTCTTCCACTGAaatcaatatttcaataaattGGAAATATATTTGATGTTGATGGAAAGGTCACACCAGAGAGGAGGACGTGGCTCCGGGTACCGTCTACCCTTTGCTGGGGAAGCTGCAGAAAAAGAAGCTGTGCTGTGTGACCGCTACGCCGCAGCCTGTAAGTTTGACATTTTGGGGTCAGAGGTGACTTCAACCAGCGTTTCCATTCAGGTTtgacaggtcatgtgaccttctgATTCGGTTTTAGGTGTGCAGCGTGCAGCCAGCAGAGCATAAAGACCTCAGCGGCACGGACGACAAAGCAACACATGAGCGTTTAGTTCCTGCCACGACTTACGTGGAGCATGAATCATCTGTTTAAGAACATCTCTGGTTTTgcactggaaaaataaaaaatatgccaATGTAATATTTGCTTCAAGCCAAAGATTGTGATGACGCGTCACGTTTGTCTGCCTATTTACGCAGCTAGGATGTCATCAGAGCAATGGGAATGACTTGAATATGTATGCAGATGAAAATATGATTGTATGTTACAACTGTTACATGTGCCTGTATCTGCTGCCTTACTTATTTTATTGTCCAATCAATGCGCGATatggaaaaattaaaatgacttatttttttcactgtatGTAGTACTTGAAGTCACTATTTCATTATGATACGCTACCATTTGGATCATCTACTGGTGGGATTCCAGCCTATTTggagcaaaccaatctcctccatccaaccccatcttctgcatctgtctctctcacaccaaccaccctcatgtcctccattacatccataaagctcctctttggtccTCCTCTAcgccttctaccaatatattgactctctctcctctggacatgtcccaaccatctcagtctggcccataatctctaacatgtaatgtccccctgatctactccttcctgatcctatccatcctggtcactcccaatgagaacctcagcatcctcatctctgctacctccagttctgcttcctgtctctagaccaaacaacatggctgctctcacCAGTTTTGTATagctttcctttcattttagctgaaactcttctatcacatcacgcctgacacgttcctccacccgttccatccttctccaatctccattgttctgaactgttgaccccgaGTACTTCAAATTCTCTTCtacctgtaacctcactcttccacttgggtccctctcattcacaacaccctgatgcagtcccacctccagcACATGTTCCCACTGTCTTCCAGTCCTCATCCATGTCCTGCACCACCTGAACATACTTCTCTGTCACTCCAGACTTCTtcatacaataccacagttccTCTATAGGCACCCTGAAAAATAACAGGAATAACAGGAAgtcataaagtgaaaatattgggGGGttcataatggtaatggtaatattatgaaaaacccaaatcaagttgtattttttgggaCATTAGGTTGCACAGAAAGTTATGAGaaataaagttctaatattaaaaGAAGGTGCAAAGGTTgggcagaaatggaaaaacactAACTTTACAAGGTCAGGAAGGAAGTCAAAATGTGGGAATGAAgacaaaatataacatttatgaagattattGAAGAACAATGTTTACATAATCTTtgtaaaaatattctttaaaaagaGTTTTAAATTGTTCCAACTATTTAGAAATGCACTCATTTCAACTATATTACTGTGCATTTCCATGTcttcattttgactttattccaacaaTAACTTAACTTCATTCTCTTAATATAACCGTTTCCCTAATGaactcattttccaaaaatatttcccACTTCAGATTACAAATTTattgtcttaatattatgacttcattcctgtAAGACTGTTTTGTTAAATTGTTTTGACACCGTGTCACGGTCCACGGACTTTTGATACCCCCCATGTAAACtacgtatgtactgtatgttaaaaaaacCTCTTGACGTGTTGACCTTGTGTTTATTAGATTTTTCATAGATGCCGTTTTCCTTCATCTTTCCCCTTTTGCCCTTCCCACTCCTCATCATCGTCATCCACTGGTATTCCCTTCCCAGCAGCACATTTCCGGTACGCCCTGGCCTCCACCTCTGCCCTACGACAGAAACACTCCGTTCAAACCACTTTCACTAACGTGATTCCCAAGTTGACGCGTTACCTCTTAAGGAACACAACACATTCCTTGTGTCCGTATATTTGGGCAATCCGCGCCGGCTGGTCCCCGCTGGCGTCGTCCTTGTGGAGGGGCGCGTGGACCGAATGCAGCAGCCTCAGCACCGCCAGGGACCCGGCCTCGGCTGCAAAGTGGGCCGGTGTCCACCCGAGTTGTGTTCTCAGACAGGGCCGGGCGCCGTGGTCGATGAGCAGCCTGGCCGTCTCCACGTCTCCTGTAGACCAGTAAGAGTACGAGTCCGTGTACGGATGGTTTAGCCATATGCTGTCCTAACCTTTGGCTGCGGCCCAGTGCAGAGGGGTCTTGTTGCCCCAGTCCACGTCCTTCTGGTTGGGGTCGCATTTCTTCTGCCTCAGAAGCTCCTCGACCTGATCAAAGTCTGCCGCTGCTGCCGCCTGGTGCAACTCTGACATGTCTATGGGTTGCCGAGGCAACTGGCATCAACAAGGGGCAGACACCAATGCCAGTattgctgccccctgctggatgGAACATATTTAGTTTATACTCTTTAGAGTCATTTTCATAGttgaaagcatagaaaacctacttaacaccttctaaatatgggttatACCATTATTAGCGCTGTCGACATGAAATGAGTCCTTCACACTACgtagtattacccaataaagtagacataatagtaGCCATCTTAGACAGAAATACTCACAAACAGAGGCCCTGTCCACACATAGGCGGGTATCTcatcaaacaatgtgattttTCCACTATTTAGCCCAAGATATTTGGTACTAAAACAAAAGTTTTTCAAAACCTCCAGCCAAAGTGTGGATTTGGAGAAAAATCCGATGATGTGTTCGGGTATGGACGCCAATAACGGTAGTTTTACGTTTCCCAGTCACGACCTACAAGACATCAGAAACAAGATGGATGCCCTCAGAGCGTGTTGGCTGAAGGGCTCTTTGCTTGCAAGCCTGAATATTGCTTGGCTTTCTTTGCCTCAAGAGCAGAGGCAAAGAAACTTCAAGGTCATCCATCTTGTAGCTCTCGTAGGCTTCAACACCGACTTTCTTTGGCAAGATTCCCCAATCAACATTTTCTTGCGTCTTGTTGACTTTGTATTGTAAAACTGAAAAGTTtgttaaattgtaaaaaaatctatatatatatatttttttatatatattttttcaatatagtgatatatatagcacatcatgactggttcaagactcttcatccttggatttagcaaacatcaactgcttgtattgtttcttgaattggctcatcgttgtgcattgtttgatttccttactcaatccattccatagtttgattccacatactgaaatgctatggctagcataacgtagtcctagcatagaagtgtttcaaatgtacttcttccctgagatcatatttctcctctcttgtagagaagtattggatgacatttttagctcattgcttatttttagccttatgcattattttagctgtttgaagatgaactatatcagcaagttgaagtatttgtcattttacaaataaggagatagtatgttctctgtaggcggcattatgaattatccttactggccttttttgcagtacatttagccagtggagattgcttttatagttatgatcccatatttccacacaataagtaagatatggtagaaccagagagcaataaagagtgtggagtgatttctgattgagaacaaattttgctttgttcaatactttTAATGTTCTCATTAAAAGCGGTTTCAGTTTCAACAGAGTATGTTTGTGCTATATTTTGGAGATTGAAGCGattgaagcccccccccccatccatttGGGGCAGGGCAAGGACTGAATGTGACGTCACGTGAAACCCAGCAATGACAAGACCCAAGAACATATGCAGAGCCAAAGATAGGAAAGATAGTAATGCTCCATTTGCCGTTTGGGTGAGATGTTCTACAACCAAGTGTTCTAGTTAGTAAGGGATACCGGGAGTCCATCGGAGCAACTAAGCTGAAGCTGAGCTTTTTCATGGCGGTATTTCCCCATCACTGCATTCACACTTACCCCCTCACACTCTATTTGTACTTCATATTGAGGAAGAGCAGTCTCTGGATTGTCTTCCGCATCAAACACGGTCACTTTGAGCGCTTTGTCAGTCAGAAGTCTGACGAATTCGTCACAGGCGTCTTTGTCCCAGGAGCATTTGGACGCCTCGAATCCGCTCAGCGAGCACAAGAAGGCCTGAGGAGCGACCTCCAGGAGACCCAGAGGGAGCGGCCTGACGTTTTTGACGTCGACGCCCGAGTAGTTCCCGTGGTCGATGAACACCACGTAAACACTGTCATCCGCTCTGCTGACAACTTGAGCTCGATACCAATGGTGGTCCACGGAGTACAAAACCAGACAAGGACTGCCGGGAACCAGAGTCTCCAGGAAGTTCTCATCCAGTTCGGCTTTTCCTGCTTCCTGGGCAAGTCTGGTCAGGTTCTTGAGGTCCTTTGTGTTGCTGAACTGACACCAGAAAAAATGAGGGTCCACAAGAGAAGAGGCGTAAACCATCTCAGACTTCTTACTGGAGATGTTTGGCTTCTTGTACATGGTAATGTTCAGCATACTAGCTTGCGTTTGCCCATGAAGGGGAGATCCCTGTTCTCCAGTGGTTGCTTTCCAGTATTTCTGCATTGCTGCATTTACAGACAATCCTTCACACTCAACTGTCACCACATGATGAGGAAGAGACATCGCCGGTTGGTTTTTGGCTTGAGACACCGTCACTGTGAGGGGCTTATCAACGACTAGATTGTAGAAGTCATCGTAAACATCATCCTCCCAGGAGCCCTGGCAGTCATCAAATCCGTCCAAGGTGCACAAAAAGGCCTGGGGGGTGTACTCCTGCAGACTCGGAGGCAGGGGTCTCACATTCTGGGCGTCAATGTCCGCTTCATTCCCGTAGTCAATAAACACAACGTGGGCTCCGTTTCCTTCCTTGCTCAGGATCTGCGCTCGATACCATTGGTTATCTGCGGGAAAGAGTGCAAGGCAGGGAGTGCCCGTTCTAAAGGTTTCAAAGGACGAGGGGTCCAGGTCTGCTTGTCCTCCTTCCTGTGCAAGAGTCACCACCGTGCAAAGGTCTGTTGTGTTGGCAAACTGGCACCAGAAGAAGTGAGGTTCCACGATGCACGACGCATAAACCACTTCTGCTTTGTTTAAGGGAATATTTGGTTGTCTGTATGGGAATGCTTTTGGATTTTCCTTGATTACGATGGCGTTGGGCTCCGTGGCCTCTTGAATCGTTCCAGTCTCAAACTCGGTGGAAATCTCTGCTTTCCAATATTTCTGCATGGCCTCGTTCACATTTGTATTTCCGCAATCAAGCTGAACTGAATGCTGAGGAAGTGCCATCTCTGAATGCTCTTTAGCAACCAAAACGGTCACTCTGACGGGTTTATCGACGACAAGATTGTAGAGGTCATCGTAAACTTCATCTTCCCATGATCCTTTGGACTCGTCAAATCCGTCCAAAGTGCACAAGAAAGCCTGAGGAGCATATTCCATCAGAGACCGGGGGATGGCTCTCACATCTTGAACGTCTATCTCAGACTCGTTTCCAAAGTCCACAAACAGAACACAGACCATGTTGTCGGTATTCCGAACAACTTGAGCTCGATACCACTGAGAGTCACCGGAGAAGAGGGCAAGACATGGACTACCGGGGTTCAAACTCTTGGGGGCCGTTATGTCTTGGAGGGACTCTCCGACTGTCTGAGCCAGTGTTGACACTGCTTTCAAGTCTTCAGTGTTTGCGAACTGACACCAAAAGTAGCTAGGCCCAACAAGGCAGGAGATGTACGCCTCCTCTGACCTGGAAGGAGTAACATTCGGCGTCTTGTAAGCAAACCTCTTCTCGGGTCCTTCAGGCCACTCGGGAGGGCAATGTTGAGTCATTGCATCGTTTGGTTGGTTAGTTGGGAGcatttccttgttgttgttAAGAATGACATTTGAATCTTCAAGTGTCTTTTGAGGATCACACTCCAATACGGTCGCCAGGGCTACGTTGTCTTGTGTTCCATTGCTTCTCTGCTCAAGCGTCTCCCGTAGGTTTGATATACACACGAGTTCTTCAGTTCTAAGGTCCTCATCCTGTACGGTGGACTCCTCTTTTGAGGCCTGACAATCCTGCACTTGCTCAGTCACCGTTTGTCGTTTTGCCTTTTCTATCTTCTCTCTAACAATGGCGTTTACATTCACCGCCCCATCAAATAGTTCCACAATTAGCTTCCCTCCATCTCCTGTTGACACCACAGAAATGGTCAATGCTGTGCCAACGGCGTGATCTGCAAACCATTGGTTGACCTCCTCCGGTCCATCCGCTGGAACGCCAAAAAGTCCAAGAGGAACCGCAAGTACCGGGACAGACCTTGCGACGCTTGCACTGGCAGGCAGGGGCAGAATATCGGACTTGTTCACTGTGAGGGTGCTGCCGTAGTCCACAAAGAGAACCTCAGGATTTGGAGACATTTGCACCACTTGGGCTCTATACCACTCGTTACCCGTGTACCTAGCAAGGCAAAGATCGTTAAGTCTGATGAGGCCATCTCTGCACCGAGACTTACCAATGACCTGCTGAACATCTGCAGTCACTTTGTCGAACAAATGAGAATTTCTGCTCAGCTGGCAGAAGAAGTGATGCACCGTCTGCGATGAGGTTATCCAAACCTTCTCTTTTCGGCCTACGTCCATATCGTACGTGGAATAACGATACGTATCCGCGGAAACCACAGGGAGGGCTTGAACACATTTCTGGGTAAGCAGTTTACAAGCACTGTCGGAGGACGTTTGGAGATCAACCACATGAACCAGTTGGCCATCTCCATCAGAAGCTCTGGCTTTCACGATGCATTTGAGTTCAGATTTGCCCAATTCCACAAACTTCTGAAACTCAGTTGACGCAGCATCGGTCCAGGCGGAGTTGGTTGGAGTCTTGGGGCGGTGTAAGCGACACTGAAAGGCGAGCATATCAAGCTGCAAGAAAGCCGGGTCAATGGGGTGTACGTCTCTCAGGGGCACCGTCTGTGTCGTACCGTAGTCGAAAAACTGCACCTCAACTTCGGGGGTGTGGTGACCCGTGACAATTCTCGCTCTGTACCACATGCCGTTGTCTGGGTTTCGGGCGACGCAGGCTGACTCGTCGAGGGACAGGGGTCGGACGGAGCGGTACTGGTCTTGGAGACTTTCCATCAGCAGTCTCAGCGTTTCTTCGTTTTCAGTTTTTTGACACCAGAACTTGTGTGGACCTTCAATGCAGGATACATTTACCTTGATGGTGCTTCCCACAACAAACtcatcttcataatgaaaactTTTCACCTTAGAAGTCCAAAAATGCCCATTTGTGGCTAATACCGGTTGGGGGTGTTCAGGGTCATCTTGGTCATTGGGACTAGAAGTCACCACGGCGTCCTCTCGGTCGTCAACCTGTCCATTCTCTGTAATGGCCAAAGTTtgcttttccatgttttcaacATTTAAGTTGACAAGATTCTGAAAATCAACACCTTCTGCACTGAGAGCTGACGAGGGTTCAATCGAGGTTTCAGTCTGCGCTTTCTCCAAAAAACACGTGTTCATGCACGTAGCATTTGAGCTGTAGAGCGTGACGTTATAGGCGCCTTCGTGTGTGGGATGCTTTTCAAGCCATGCCGCAAAGGTTTTATTCAGCAGTAAGGACTTCAAATATTCAATCTGATCCATGGTGCCACCATCCTCTACTCCGTTTAGGGAAAAGCCATACGTGACCACCGGCATTCTCAGGAATTTTCTCAGCAGGGGTCTAATGCATCCCACGGGGACAAACTCAATTTTCCCTTCATCTACCCGCATGACTTGCACAAGCTCGTCACCATTTAGGATGTTTTGCTGTAGTAACGAGCGATGCCATCTGCCGTTGTCCCCTCTGGTGGCGCACGGTTCTCCTGAGGTCTTTGGGCGTTCCTCTCCAGGATCCAAGAACTCCTCATAGTACTGTTGGATCTCTTTGTAGAGCATATTCAATGATTTAGTAAAAATCTGTAGTCTGCAAAATACATTATGGGTATTGAGTACTTCAGTCACATGAACTGTTTCAAGTATTCCACTGTGCAGTTCTGGGTAGAAGTACAGTTCGGTCTTATCAAGGAAACCCGTATTGAGACTCTCCTGCGTTATGTCACAGGTGACGGGTGCATGTGCTTTGGGTGGATGCAGATAGTCCAGCACAATTTCTCTACACTCATCTACAGGAAGCTTCCTAGTAGCCCGAAAGGCGCACATTTGCTTGGAGATTAAAGGTATGTCTAAGAGAACGGTCCGGTCCGGCATCAAGACATGACGAACCACCGCACTCATTGTCTTTCCAGGAAGAGACGTCAAAAACTTAGCGGCTTTCTCGGGCCAGCTTTCCTCAAGAGCGATAATGGTGGCGAGGACACAGGATTCGATCTCAGGAGGGAGGAAGAAACTGTCGCTCTGTCCCCATGCTAGCGCATCCCACTTGGTGATGTGGGGCCGTCCTTGGTCAATAAGGAAGACATGGCGAGCCTCCTCTTGGACGGACACAATGCGAGCCCTGTGCCACTTGTCGGCGATGCAAACCAGACACAGATCACCCGGTTTTCCTTCAGATCCACTAAACATTCTTTTCGGGATTTGGATCAGCTCCTTCATTTGCTCGTAGGCATGCTTCCTGCCCACGTCTATGCTGACCCACAGTTCCACGAGTCCACATTTGGGGTTGGGGTTGACTCGCTTGATGTCAACAGTTACTTCTGAGCCTGGTGTCGGGAGTCCGGGAATCGAACACATTGTGGGAATTAAATGCCCCTGGAAAGTAAGAGAATATTAAACCAAAACAGGCtattaatatttgatatttttagctTGCTTAAACAGTAAATCAAAACATTACAGAACAAAATGTCTACAATACACCAACACGTTAAAGTGTTCAAAAGTCACCAGAAACGTAGTGAAGTGTTGTGCAGTGGTGGCTACAAGTAGCtttggcgccacctgttggCCCTTGCTTGTAAAACACATAACAAGGACTAGAGTTACCTCTTGTTTAATACTT
Protein-coding regions in this window:
- the LOC131106705 gene encoding ankyrin repeat domain-containing protein 66-like isoform X2 yields the protein MSELHQAAAAADFDQVEELLRQKKCDPNQKDVDWGNKTPLHWAAAKGDVETARLLIDHGARPCLRTQLGWTPAHFAAEAGSLAVLRLLHSVHAPLHKDDASGDQPARIAQIYGHKECVVFLKRAEVEARAYRKCAAGKGIPVDDDDEEWEGQKGKDEGKRHL
- the LOC131106705 gene encoding ankyrin repeat domain-containing protein 66-like isoform X3 yields the protein MSELHQAAAAADFDQVEELLRQKKCDPNQKDVDWGNKTPLHWAAAKGDVETARLLIDHGARPCLRTQLGWTPAHFAAEAGSLAVLRLLHSVHAPLHKDDASGDQPARIAQIYGHKECVVFLKRGGGQGVPEMCCWEGNTSG
- the LOC131106705 gene encoding tudor domain-containing 6-like isoform X1 translates to MCSIPGLPTPGSEVTVDIKRVNPNPKCGLVELWVSIDVGRKHAYEQMKELIQIPKRMFSGSEGKPGDLCLVCIADKWHRARIVSVQEEARHVFLIDQGRPHITKWDALAWGQSDSFFLPPEIESCVLATIIALEESWPEKAAKFLTSLPGKTMSAVVRHVLMPDRTVLLDIPLISKQMCAFRATRKLPVDECREIVLDYLHPPKAHAPVTCDITQESLNTGFLDKTELYFYPELHSGILETVHVTEVLNTHNVFCRLQIFTKSLNMLYKEIQQYYEEFLDPGEERPKTSGEPCATRGDNGRWHRSLLQQNILNGDELVQVMRVDEGKIEFVPVGCIRPLLRKFLRMPVVTYGFSLNGVEDGGTMDQIEYLKSLLLNKTFAAWLEKHPTHEGAYNVTLYSSNATCMNTCFLEKAQTETSIEPSSALSAEGVDFQNLVNLNVENMEKQTLAITENGQVDDREDAVVTSSPNDQDDPEHPQPVLATNGHFWTSKVKSFHYEDEFVVGSTIKVNVSCIEGPHKFWCQKTENEETLRLLMESLQDQYRSVRPLSLDESACVARNPDNGMWYRARIVTGHHTPEVEVQFFDYGTTQTVPLRDVHPIDPAFLQLDMLAFQCRLHRPKTPTNSAWTDAASTEFQKFVELGKSELKCIVKARASDGDGQLVHVVDLQTSSDSACKLLTQKCVQALPVVSADTYRYSTYDMDVGRKEKVWITSSQTVHHFFCQLSRNSHLFDKVTADVQQVIGKSRCRDGLIRLNDLCLARYTGNEWYRAQVVQMSPNPEVLFVDYGSTLTVNKSDILPLPASASVARSVPVLAVPLGLFGVPADGPEEVNQWFADHAVGTALTISVVSTGDGGKLIVELFDGAVNVNAIVREKIEKAKRQTVTEQVQDCQASKEESTVQDEDLRTEELVCISNLRETLEQRSNGTQDNVALATVLECDPQKTLEDSNVILNNNKEMLPTNQPNDAMTQHCPPEWPEGPEKRFAYKTPNVTPSRSEEAYISCLVGPSYFWCQFANTEDLKAVSTLAQTVGESLQDITAPKSLNPGSPCLALFSGDSQWYRAQVVRNTDNMVCVLFVDFGNESEIDVQDVRAIPRSLMEYAPQAFLCTLDGFDESKGSWEDEVYDDLYNLVVDKPVRVTVLVAKEHSEMALPQHSVQLDCGNTNVNEAMQKYWKAEISTEFETGTIQEATEPNAIVIKENPKAFPYRQPNIPLNKAEVVYASCIVEPHFFWCQFANTTDLCTVVTLAQEGGQADLDPSSFETFRTGTPCLALFPADNQWYRAQILSKEGNGAHVVFIDYGNEADIDAQNVRPLPPSLQEYTPQAFLCTLDGFDDCQGSWEDDVYDDFYNLVVDKPLTVTVSQAKNQPAMSLPHHVVTVECEGLSVNAAMQKYWKATTGEQGSPLHGQTQASMLNITMYKKPNISSKKSEMVYASSLVDPHFFWCQFSNTKDLKNLTRLAQEAGKAELDENFLETLVPGSPCLVLYSVDHHWYRAQVVSRADDSVYVVFIDHGNYSGVDVKNVRPLPLGLLEVAPQAFLCSLSGFEASKCSWDKDACDEFVRLLTDKALKVTVFDAEDNPETALPQYEVQIECEGVSVNAVMGKYRHEKAQLQLSCSDGLPVSLTN